One stretch of Numenius arquata chromosome 8, bNumArq3.hap1.1, whole genome shotgun sequence DNA includes these proteins:
- the JUN gene encoding transcription factor Jun, with amino-acid sequence MSAKMEPTFYEDALNASFVPPESGGYGYNNAKVLKQNMTLNLSDPSSNLKPHLRNKNADILTSPDVGLLKLASPELERLIIQSSNGLITTTPTPTQFLCPKNVTDEQEGFAEGFVRALAELHNQNTMPSVTSAAQPVNSGMAPVSSMAGNSSFNTNLHSEPPVYANLSNFNPNALNSAPNYNANNMGYAPQHHINPQMPVQHPRLQALKEEPQTVPEMPGETPPLSPIDMESQERIKAERKRMRNRIAASKCRKRKLERIARLEEKVKTLKAQNSELASTANMLREQVAQLKQKVMNHVNSGCQLMLTQQLQTF; translated from the coding sequence ATGAGTGCAAAGATGGAGCCTACTTTCTACGAGGATGCCCTGAACGCCAGCTTCGTGCCGCCGGAGAGCGGCGGGTATGGATATAATAACGCCAAAGTGCTGAAGCAGAACATGACGCTGAACCTGTCCGACCCATCCAGCAACCTGAAGCCGCACCTGAGGAACAAGAACGCCGACATCCTCACCTCCCCCGACGTGGGACTCCTGAAACTGGCCTCGCCTGAGCTGGAGCGGCTCATCATCCAGTCCAGCAACGGGTTAATCACCACCACGCCGACCCCGACGCAGTTCCTCTGCCCCAAAAATGTCACCGACGAGCAAGAAGGGTTTGCGGAAGGCTTTGTGAGAGCCCTGGCGGAACTGCACAACCAGAACACCATGCCCAGCGTTACCTCCGCCGCTCAACCTGTTAACAGCGGCATGGCACCTGTGTCCTCTATGGCCGGCAACAGTAGTTTCAACACGAATTTGCACAGCGAGCCCCCGGTGTACGCCAATCTCAGCAACTTCAACCCCAACGCACTCAACTCCGCGCCAAACTACAACGCCAACAACATGGGCTACGCACCTCAGCATCACATAAACCCCCAGATGCCCGTGCAGCATCCCCGGCTTCAGGCTCTGAAAGAAGAGCCTCAGACTGTACCTGAAATGCCAGGGGAaactcctcccctctcccctatTGACATGGAGTCGCAGGAGAGAATCAAAGCCGAGAGAAAACGCATGAGAAACAGAATTGCGGCATCCAAATGCCGGAAAAGGAAGTTGGAAAGGATTGCCAGGttggaagaaaaagtgaaaactttGAAAGCCCAGAACTCAGAGCTGGCATCCACTGCCAACATGCTCAGAGAACAGGTTGCACAGCTTAAGCAGAAGGTCATGAACCATGTCAACAGCGGGTGCCAGCTCATGCTAACACAACAGTTGCAAACGTTTTGA